A window of Roseateles sp. XES5 genomic DNA:
AGCGATGGCGGCGGCGATGGACAGCAAGGGGCCTGATGCCGCGACGGACGGGCGGCTTGCCGACAATATCGTGCATTTCGCCCGCGTGCTGCGCAAGGCCGGGCTGCGCCTCGGCCCCGCCTCCGTGACGGATGCGATCGAGGCGGTGCAGGCCATCGGCATCGGTGAGCGCGAGGAATTCTACACCGCGCTCTATGCGACGCTCGTCAAGCGCCACGAGGATACCGAAGTCTTCGACGAGGCCTTTCGCCTCTTCTGGCGCAGCCGCGATCTCGTCGGCAAGATGATTGCGCTGATGTCGCCGGTCGTGCGGCGGCAGGAGGAGCACGAGAAGCGCAAGGCGGGGGAGACGCGCGTCTCCGATGCGCTGTTCGGCGAGCGGGAAGATCGCCGCCCCCTGCGCGAGGAGCCTGAAATAGAGATCGACGCCCGCTTCACCGTCTCGGGCAGCGAGCGCCTGCGCAAGACCGATTTCGCACAGATGACCGTTGCCGAACTCGCTGCCGCCAAGCGGGCCATCGCCAATCTCGTCCTGCCGGTGGACGAGGTGCGCACGCGCCGCTTCCGCCGCAGCAACCGGCCCGTCGCCATCGACGCCCGCGCCACCATGCGCCAGGCCATGCGCACCGGCGGCGCACTGATCCTGCCGCGCCACCGCGCGCCGAGGACCGTGCACCCGCCGCTCGTCGTGCTGGCCGATATCTCGGGCTCGATGAGCCAGTACACACGCATCTTCCTGCATTTCCTGCATGCGCTGGGCGGACATCGCCGCCGCGTGCATGCCTTCCTGTTCGGCACGCGCCTCACCAATGTCACCCGCCAGATGCGCCATCGCGATCCGGACCTTGCCGTGGAGGCCTGCGGCGAGGCGGTCAGCGACTGGTCGGGCGGCACGCGCATCGGCGAGACGCTGCGCGATTTCAACCGGCTCTGGTCGCGCCGTGTGCTGGGGCAGGGCGCCGTCGTGCTGCTTATCACCGATGGGTTGGAGCGCGAGGGCATCGACCTGCTCGATACGGAAATGGACCGGCTGCATCGCTCCTGCCGGCAGCTCATCTGGCTCAATCCGCTGTTGCGCTTCGAGGGCTTCGAGGCGCGGGCGCGGGGCGTGCGGGCGATGCTGCCGCATGTCGATGCGCTGCGGCCGGTGCACAATCTGGAGGCCATGGCGGATCTCGTGGCGGCGCTTTCCGGCGAAGCACGGCGCGGCGGCGACCCGCGGCGCGTCCTGCCGGCGGCATGAGGAGGAGAGGATGGAGACGAAGGACGTGCTCGACCCGCTGACCATCGCGGAGCGCTGGATGGACGACGGACGCATGGTGGCGCTCGCCACCGTGATCGAGACCTGGGGCTCGGCGCCGCGCCCGGTCGGCAGCCACCTGGTCATCGACGGCGAGGGCAATTTCCATGGCTCCGTCTCGGGCGGCTGCGTGGAGGGCGCCGTCATCGGCGAGGCGATGGAGGTGATCGGCGACGGCGAACCGCGTCTCCTGGAATTCGGCGTTGCCGACGAGACGGCCTGGCGCGTCGGCCTTTCCTGCGGCGGGCGCATCCGCGTCTATGTGGAGCGGCTCGGCTGATGGATCCCTACCTGCTGCGCAAACTGAACCGGGAGCGCGCCGCCCGCCGCGCCGTCCTTCACCTGACCGATCTCGGCGATGGCCGCGACCGGGTCATCCGCGAGGGTGATCCCGTCGCCGGGCCGTTGAGCGAGGCCATTGCCAGTGCCTTCCGCTCCGGCAAATCCGCCATCGTCGAGGTGGAGGACCGTAAGTTCTTCCTCAACGTCCACCTGCCGCCCGCTTGTATCGTCGTGATCGGCGCGGTGCATATCAGCCAAGCGCTGGCGCAGATGGCTGCGGTTGCCGGCTTCGATGTCGCGATCATCGACCCGCGCACCGCCTTTGCCACGGAAGAACGTTTTGCCGGCATCGACCTCGTCGCCGACTGGCCGGAGGACGTGCTGAAGACGCGGCCGCTCGACGCCTATACGGCGCTCGTCGCCGTCACGCACGATCCGAAGATCGACGATGCGCCGCTGTCTCAGGCGCTTTCGGCCGGCTGTTTCTATGTCGGCGCGCTCGGCAGCCGGAAGACGCATGCAAGGCGCGTCGAGCGCCTGACGGCGCTGGGCCATGGCGAGGCGGAGATCGCCCGCATTTCCGCGCCCATCGGTCTTGATATCGGCGCGGCCAATCCGGCAGAGATCGCCGTCGCCATTCTTGCCGACATCATCGAGCATCTGCGCCGCCGGCCCTTGCGCGAGGCTACGCCATGATCTTCGGCGAAATCCCCGTTTCCGGCGCGGCCGGCGCACGGCTGGCCCACGGCGTGCGGACGGAAGGGCTTTCGCTGCACAAGGGGCATGTACTGACGTCGGAGGATACGGCGGCCTTGGCGGCGGCGGATGTTGCGACCGTCATCGCCGTCCGACTGGAGGCAGGCGATATCGGCGAGGACGAAGCGGCCGCGCTGATCGCCGCGGCCATCGCGCCCGATCATCTCACCTTCACGCCGCCCGCCACCGGCCGCATCAACCTGCATGCGGCGGCGAACGGCCTCTTCGTCGCCGACCGTGTGGCGATCGACCGCTTCAACCGCGTGGATCCCGCCATCACGCTCGCCACCCTGCCGGATCATGCAAGCGTTGCGGCCGGCGACATGGTGGCGACCGTCAAGATCATTCCACTCGCCGTTCCGGGCGAACTCGCCCGCAAGGCGGCCGCCGTGCTGGCGGAAAGCCGGGCGCTGGAGGTCAAGCCCTTCGTCGCGCACCGCGTCGCCGTCGTCGCCACCGAACTGCCGACCCTCAAGGTCTCCGTCATGGACAAGACGCGGCGGCTTTTCGAGCAGCGGCTCG
This region includes:
- a CDS encoding XdhC family protein, giving the protein METKDVLDPLTIAERWMDDGRMVALATVIETWGSAPRPVGSHLVIDGEGNFHGSVSGGCVEGAVIGEAMEVIGDGEPRLLEFGVADETAWRVGLSCGGRIRVYVERLG
- a CDS encoding VWA domain-containing protein, which translates into the protein MDSKGPDAATDGRLADNIVHFARVLRKAGLRLGPASVTDAIEAVQAIGIGEREEFYTALYATLVKRHEDTEVFDEAFRLFWRSRDLVGKMIALMSPVVRRQEEHEKRKAGETRVSDALFGEREDRRPLREEPEIEIDARFTVSGSERLRKTDFAQMTVAELAAAKRAIANLVLPVDEVRTRRFRRSNRPVAIDARATMRQAMRTGGALILPRHRAPRTVHPPLVVLADISGSMSQYTRIFLHFLHALGGHRRRVHAFLFGTRLTNVTRQMRHRDPDLAVEACGEAVSDWSGGTRIGETLRDFNRLWSRRVLGQGAVVLLITDGLEREGIDLLDTEMDRLHRSCRQLIWLNPLLRFEGFEARARGVRAMLPHVDALRPVHNLEAMADLVAALSGEARRGGDPRRVLPAA
- a CDS encoding XdhC family protein, whose protein sequence is MDPYLLRKLNRERAARRAVLHLTDLGDGRDRVIREGDPVAGPLSEAIASAFRSGKSAIVEVEDRKFFLNVHLPPACIVVIGAVHISQALAQMAAVAGFDVAIIDPRTAFATEERFAGIDLVADWPEDVLKTRPLDAYTALVAVTHDPKIDDAPLSQALSAGCFYVGALGSRKTHARRVERLTALGHGEAEIARISAPIGLDIGAANPAEIAVAILADIIEHLRRRPLREATP